Genomic window (Bombyx mori chromosome 9, ASM3026992v2):
TTGggaagatttccctttccccttccccttccccttaGGGATGGGAACAGGTGCGACGGGAGCCGGGACATTCCTGGGCCGAGGCACCGGTGGTACAGGAGGGGGGATGggtactcccatcatcctggccctcttgcggtagaccacacaccgccgatcgatggcggcgtggtccttcccgcaattTGCACAGGATAATGGGCCATCccttggcctcgggcagtccgccacaatgtgcTCGCCGGCACATCGAACGCAGCGAACCGCACGGTGACAATTGGTGGACGCGtgaccgaaggcctggcagcggtgacactgcgcaggtcctcggtttggacgccatccctcaaccgtcacccccggcaagtacatcAGTTCATTCACTGAGTACAGCCGGGCGAGGTCACCCTTAGAGAGGTGGTCCAAGGCCACGAAGAAAACGCAGCCCTGTCTCCCTCTCTTGGCCCGAATACACCGGGCATATCGAGCAGGAAAGCCCAGCTCCTTGAGGGCGTTCGTAACTTCCGCCGCatcggtgtcggcagggagaCCCCGGACGGCCACCTTCGAGGGTATTTCCTCCGACAGCGCATAACAAAACCATTTAATGGCTTTGTCTGCGGCGGAGGCCCTCGAAAGATAGTCCTGGATCACCCTGTACTCCTCCGCCGATGACGGCAGGAAGCGGAAACCGGCGCCGTGGGGTCTGGCAGAAGGAGCCCTaccgaggcgctccctaatggctgCCATATGGCGAGACCAGTTCGGGAGAGCTTCCACCATGATGGGTGGATGCCGGCGGAGCTCCTCCTGGACCCGACCCCTCGGCCTCGGGGGTGGAGGGACTTGGGTTTGGGTGGGTCTGGGGCGAGTACCCACTGGGGGTTGGGATGCGGCTATGGTCGCATAAGATGTTGAGGGAGTGGGTTGGTACGGGTTAGGGACCTGTTGGGCTTTAGTGGACTCGAGATCCATATACCTGGTTGAATCCAGGttgcccgccgtgccgcttagggcgggggcacctcgagTTGGATCCACTGGGATGGGGGATATGGTCGGGGAAGGGGATCGAGGAGGGGATCTGAGTTGACGTGGGGCTACCCCTGTCCTGGTGGGGGCCCTCGGTTTGGGAATGGGTTTAGCTACTGGGATGGGACTCCCAGTGGGGGATGAGGACCTTGATGAAGAAGGAGAAACAGAATTGGAGTTGGAGTTGGAGTTGGAAGAGGACGGGGCGGAAGACGTGGCCTCGCTATCCTCTCCCTCCGATTTGGAGGAGGGGCCTATTCTTGGTCGTTTATCTTGGTCCGATGAGCCTCGGTCcgactcggacctggccttcttccgcggccgagagggccCCGAGGGATCGGTCAACGAGGGAAGGGCACCTTCCCTCGGTTCGATCCTCGGAGGACCCTCGGCCGAGGCCGAAGGCCCGGGCCGATTGTCAGTTCCGAACCCCATCGGGACTGTACGAATAATTGGTTCAGGTCTATGGGTCCGTAATTCGGCCATCGCCTGACGTCCCTTACGAGACGGGCCGGGAGTGCTGATTATGGGGGGTGAGTGATCCCCAGACATGATTTGGTAATCCTGAAGATCACGCGGACATTGGTGCCCTCACTAGGTAGGCTATGTATATACTATGGGCGACCAGTCAGCCGACCCTTCGTTTCAGAGAATAAGCATGTAAGCATGTAGTGTAGGTCAGTTTGACTGTGAAGGGGAGACTAGTGACACTTGTCAGTAGCAGTCCCAAGTATAACTATAACTGATTTAAGTAgtagaaaataaacaaagaataaagtaaggaaaataattaatagttgGGTCTAACAATACTAATCAAAACTAATAACTAAGTCAAACTAACTTCAATTAggcaaaataaacaataaatactacCCTTAATTACCGCTATTAACTATCACGATAACGTGATTGGGGTCACCCGTCGCATGTGGtattctaatataaaataagtaCTATCAATTGAAAAGATTACTGAATAATTCTACCAATGTAATTTAAAACCACTGCTAATTATTATCAActaattttaaagttattaatTTAAGAAAGAAAATTTACATATGTAGTTCTAAGTGACTacagaacaataaaataattatccaaCTAAAAACGGTGGGTTCTGGACACCAATACCACGGGCCAGGTCCACAAGGCCGGGACCCCCGGGTTAGAAGATCTCAAAACCAGATTTGAGATCAGGGAACCCCGGGATCAACGACCGAGCGGGCCACGACCGAGACACTAGCACCTTCCTCCTCCCGGCTAGCTCCGGTaccacacaaataaaaataaaactaataataaaataaaaataactaaagataaaataatactatGAAATTTACAAGTTATTAGCTGCAATACAACTTATACGACGGGATCGCACAACCACAATCGTCAATACTATTGTAAAATGACAAAACAATGGGGACGGCTTATGATCGGTGATCGGTATGCcaataataatgtaatctaggtttaaaaattaaattacgaattcgaaaaaaaaaaaatattacaccaaAAGAGGGTAGATATGAAAAAATTTTAAACTCGCTATATACTTAAGATAATTCAATATGTGAACAATTTAACTACTTTCTACctaataattataaagaaaCTAATAATGTAAAGTAATGCAATGAAATCGAATAGACATAGGAAATAATCAATTGTacaattaataatgaaataatgaaataactagaaaaaaaaaaaaaaaacttaaacataCGACCTACCTGTAAGGCTCCGACGCCGCAGACCTGTGGAGGATTGGCCTTCGGGTGTTGGTaacagcccctcctaaccccgaggggtaggggaggactgggaacagaCACGGGCGGCCAGACTCAATGGCGCTCACGTACaccagttttattaaaaaataaaatggttacGCAGCTTTACAGGCTGATCGACACCTACCCGCTATTAACCAATGTTAAGAATAGAATAGTGTCAATCAActcacctgttcccgggtccctCGTTTGTGCTGCTCGGAACGTTACCGCGCCGAAACAGCTGACGCCAGATGAAACACACTCGCGTAGGATCACTTCTGCACAGCACACGACACACAAGGATATCCTGGacgcactggtgtcccgggcactgtccggctcttggggtaacatatttttataagtccctaagtaacatatataaaatttagcttttatagtataacgaaagtataattaaaatttattaaagtttaagggtgtctggcagggggtaacaactggaaaaagtgtccggcaacggatatcatgatttctaaagatattctggactaaatattaaaaaaacaacctttatactttaacgaatttaaggtactattttatatacctttactgcctgttacctgcccaagtaaccacaatcggaactctataatcgcgggtcgttcttacctgtgttggagacatacacagagaaactttcagcttttataaaataacgaaggtctggctgtcgcgggctcttgggaTATCAGTATCTTTGTTAAAAATAACGAAATTTATTCGTAATCTGAGTGTACTTGTTCTTGTAACGTATGCGTTTCCGGCATACATAATGTAGATTACTCCACTGGGGTCTTTGAATGTGGagcatttattcattaattaacaGACGTGCCCCGCGGCTTTGACCATATACAATTTGTAATTCAGACATAATGAAACACGTTGCATTTCCTCGGTATCAAGAGTTATTTGTGTCACACTCTTGTTTATAAACTACCGGTCGATGTATAAATATGTTGGTAAAAAAGAGCCTACTTAAATAAAGAGCCTTTTGATTTTGGCTTAGTTCCATACCATCCTATTTCACCAAAGTAATGGCCTATTAATCCTTCTCAACATAGAATCAAATGCGATTTTTCAAGCGACGTTGGGTTCTAGTTCGAACGACTACAAGTTATTCTGCCCAAGCGCTTAGGCTGGTAATCCTTCAAATGCTTTCTGACCCAAATAAAAAGTCATTCACTCGCAGTAGGATTTCCTCGTCTGATTTTCCTACCCAACTCTCgctctaaatattatataaagtgCTAATGGTAGGGCATGTAAGCttgaattaaaactattaagactggccgttttatatttattgccctAGCCAGACGAGACAAACATACGACTCATCTGATAGTAATTATTAATTGGGGTAATTACGCTCATGaatgtcagtaatgccaggggcagagccaagtcgctaaGTACTCACCGTAAGACTCGTCTGAATTtcgtgctaggacctcttgtgagtccgcacagataggtaccaccaccccgcctaattctgccgtgaagcagtaatgcgtttcggtgtgaagggcggggcagccgttgtaacaatagtgagaccttagaacttatatctcaaggtgggtggcgcatttacgttgtagatgtgtatgggctccagtgacaacttaacaccaggtgggctgtgagctcgttcaccaatataagcaataaaaaaaatatagccctAATAATGCTCATTTAATTGACTTCgactaaattattatattaaatgataattttacaaaaatactaCATTAAATGATATACATTCACTTAGCTGATCATCTTTtttgcaaaaattttgtatcatacttattttgtttctattatattgttatttaaaattcagTTTCCACGAAGTGTTGACGGTATTATTCACACCTGCACAGCCTGGACCGCATGACGATGTTATCTAGAAGTAACAATTTATCATACTGggttttttaaatgtatacatacaCATTTGTTATTAAACCTTGAAAAGTTACTCGTAATTTATGATTTGCGGTAGGTATAATTTCGAATTCCACGAACATAGCTATCGAACCTACGTAATGTATGTCTTTGCCACAAACCACACAGGTAAGTATTATTGAACGATCAAACTAACTTTTCTCTGTgaatttctaaattaattagTTATTCAATTACATCCTACTAattctactaatattataaacgcgaaagtaTGTAATAATGTATGGATGTATATATTTCTTACTCTTTCACGCGAATACTCAatggtggatttacactaggggcagtcggggcaagtgTCCAGGTCGGCAAATTTTTTAGAGtggcaaaattttgaaaataaaacatatttttttagtcttatcaagattgctcaatataattaattaattctaataaataattattttctttttaattgataaatcaagaaattcaattcatccattatttgtgaattacacttggcacttttggtaaaaattaacaatcaaaatgatttaattaatttatttctttggagaattaaaataataatcgatttttctttttctgtaattaaagaaatttaattagtttttttatgtaatatgattatgagtcacccttagtcaaaatttatatttgttaggaaaaaaacaaatatttaatttatttctgtttttggaatatataacatattatgataatttttctgCAATAAactagttatttttaatttttaaaataaaataggtacATAAGCTTTATGTTTaggtaaaattccagtattAGGGCGGATTTTTTTCCGTTGTCCAGGAGTgttaagtttaaatccggccctgcaaatacatacatactactGAATGGATTTTGGTGAAACTTTACAACAATTTAAGTTAtacatcagaataacacataggcccaaatttatatagatatagtctgaattacccaaaatataacgataagtctCAAGTAAGTAGGATAAAAATCTGCCACTTGCGACCTATTCTGGCGTGCGACGCAAAAACCGTTGGAGTTACACGATTATAATGTAAAATGGAAATGTTTATCTTAATTAATCGTACAAAAAAGCCCgggacagcatatatctatctTTTATGTGTAGGTAAGACATTATCGCCAAAATAGTAAACCATatatctatacatctatacatataaataaaattagtgtctgtttgtagtattgaaataaccgctttttactacatgcatatgaatatatgtacGGTACAttcaccaaaataacattttttacaatttttgtctgtctgtctggctgtctttctgtctgtctgtttgttccggctaatctctggaagggcgagaccgattttgatgagactttcactaataggtggctgatgatataaggagtaacttcggctactttttagactagcttcgccccgcgacgCCGCgacgtcacccgcagttattgtcgtaccgcgcgcaacatggcgggactcgcctatcaataataaaatttaatgtttccgaagcgaagcgagggcgggtcgctagtttacaataaaaattgataatttatttctaacGCACATCTGGTAGTAGTAACAAATTGATCCTtcaaaattaatacttttatcGTATCTGgtatttaaaatagttataatttatctttgtctttgtgagtccgcacgggtaggtaccaccaccctgcctatttctaccgtgaagcagtaatgtgtttcggtttgaagactggggcaaccgttgtaactatattgagaccttagaacttatatctcaaggtaggtggcgcatttacgttgtaaatgtctatgggccccagtaaccacttaacaccaggtgggctgagctcgtccacccatgtaagaaaaaaaaagatatttgaaTAGTTTATAGTATAATAACCAAATACGCGATATTATGAAAGATGAAgatagaaaattcaataagatcaataataaattacagttctcGAACCGAAgtgagggtgggtcgctagtactatgtataataaatatcataGACGGCTTTACCTATAGTGCAAGGTGTGCAAAGCCATCTCTAGCCTATGTGGCATCCGTGTGCCATAGTTATTACTACGGTAATTATTGCCCAGGGACGCTACAAGGACCAGAGACGTCTTTGTTTTGTATATCAGATGTCTCACTCTTCAAATTACACTCAAAACTTCGTCGTGATAAATGTAAGTCGCAGGGTGGTACATGTCCACGGCTTACAATATTCCCTACCAACAACAAATGCCAATTGACGATCGCAGTACGCTGGTATAATACTTAGAGAACGATGTTTCCCTTATTCTACTAAATCCATTAGTCAGTTTTACGACACCTGTGATAATGATGACCTAGTTCTAGTAAAATCCCGTTTACTGTGACATTATGTCATTACATCTCATTCAATACTAGATGATTTTCATTATGTCGTGATCGTCCGTGAcgaatattgtaaaatattaaaaacgtttGCAATAAtatacgcgagattaaaccgtaaaagtagttcgattttaattttgttgcatAGAAATTTTTCTCAACTTTCTTTGCCTGTCTGATGGacgaagcaaataaaaaaatgtactgacAAGTGACAATTGACGGTGCACGATTGTCAAATTGTTAGGTTATTAAATATTGAGTGTTTCGCGTGTTAgtactaatattattactataggCAGCATGGTTAAATTAagctaataaaaatgttaaaaccTAAAGAATTAGATGATCATCTGCCGGGTTTCGATGCCCCTAAAGCAGATGAGCCTCAAAATGAACCCAAAAACAaccagaagaaaaagaagagttcGGGTGCTTTTCAATCAATGGGCCTAAGTTTTCCTGTTTTAAAAGGAATCACGAAACGGGGTTACAAACAACCAACACCTATACAACGTAAGGTAATGATAAGAAAATATGTAAtgaaaaaatacaatgttaaaAACTACCATTGAGTTAAGGCAGTCTATTTTTAAAGGCAAATGATGTATACGTAAGAAGGAGATTTAAAAAGCCATTCTTTTTTACCTTGTGTACTATTTACAGACCATACCAATAGCATTGACCGGGAAAGATGTTGTTGCAATGGCCCGAACTGGGTCCGGAAAAACAGCTTGTTTTGTCCTCCCTATCCTTGAGAAACTTCTTGTTCCGAACAACAAACCTACACCTGGAAAGAATTTGAGGGCATTAATTCTCTCACCAACTAGAGAACTCGCATTACAGGTAAACTTTAGATTTACTGGAATAGAttaattttttactaaaatcagataaacaacaaaataccttaaatagcttttttttatctcatgcatataaaagtaattaagaaactcttagtaattaaattttataactagAATTGAAATGATACAGACATTAAGATTTGTGAGGGAGCTAGGAAAATTCACTGGATTAACGAGTGCAGCTATTCTTGGTGGAGAGTCCATTGAGCAGCAGTTTAATGTGATGTCTGGCTCTTCTCCAGACATAGTTGTTGCAACACCTGGGCGCTTCTTACACATCTGCATTGAGATGTGCTTAAAGTTAGACAACATCAGTAAGTCGAAATAAAGTAActgtaattgtatttaaaatactataatgtAGTTAAGGCAACCTCTATCTTAGCATTAGGGGTAGGCCAGGGTTTAGAAGTACCTTTGGCATTCTTACTGTGCAtgcactcatcatcaggtgcaCTGTCCAAATGTCTATAGATGTTTTGTCAAGAAATAcaaaagcaaaattataatttttcttttttttgttttgtaaacacAAAGTTAATTAAAGTTACATTAGTTTAAGTTATTTCAAAGTATTTCTGTTGTATACATTATTATATCTTTCTCCATTCTTTAGGTACATAAACAAACAGTTATAGTCCAGTAGTAGTTCATAGGTGAACCATGTCGGTTttactattaattttaatgtttaattggtTTAGTTTTTTTCATCATTACCCACATTGGTAACGCCTTAATTTTTATTGACCACTTtggtagttattattattaacaaaataaaacaattagttGGATTATTATTAATGAGCTTATTGGTTTACAGAAATAGTTGTTTTTGATGAAGCTGACCGACTATTTGAGCTTGGTTTCGGTGAGCAATTACAAGAGATCTGTGCTCGTCTCCCTTCTAGTCGTCAAACGTTATTATTCTCTGCAACACTACCTAAAATGCTAGTAGAATTTGCGAGGGCTGGACTATCAGATCCCACCTTGATAAGATTAGATGTTGATTGGAAATTACCTTCAACATTATGGCTGGGATGGATATCAGTTAGGGCTGAATTGAAAACGGCAGCCCTGTTGATTCTATTAGACAAAGTATTAACTCCAACAACACCCCAAGCAGTTGTCTTTGCTGCTACGAAACATCATGTTGAGTATTTACATTTGGTAAGTGTCTACTGccattttgtttcattaaaacaCTATATGAACACAGAATATTCACATTTAAAAAGAATCACCCAAATAAAACCCTGGATCAAATAAATGCCAATAAGTTTAGTGACATAATTTTTTAGGTAACCTATTTTTGTCAAGCCATATTTGCCAGTCATGGGATCATACTAGAACTACTCAATTGTTCCTGACTTTACTTAATTCCTTCACAATACCAGAATATTCTCGATACAATACTAAGTGGTAGAAATTTCAGTCTTAAGAAAATTATCAAAATCCAATCTATTAAACtaagaaacaattaaaaaa
Coding sequences:
- the LOC100862825 gene encoding ATP-dependent RNA helicase DDX54-like protein; its protein translation is MLKPKELDDHLPGFDAPKADEPQNEPKNNQKKKKSSGAFQSMGLSFPVLKGITKRGYKQPTPIQRKTIPIALTGKDVVAMARTGSGKTACFVLPILEKLLVPNNKPTPGKNLRALILSPTRELALQTLRFVRELGKFTGLTSAAILGGESIEQQFNVMSGSSPDIVVATPGRFLHICIEMCLKLDNIKIVVFDEADRLFELGFGEQLQEICARLPSSRQTLLFSATLPKMLVEFARAGLSDPTLIRLDVDWKLPSTLWLGWISVRAELKTAALLILLDKVLTPTTPQAVVFAATKHHVEYLHLILQQAGISSTYAYSGLDPSARKIALGRFTNKKCSVLIVTDVAARGLDLPALDTVINYNFPAKPKLFVHRTILELSAKNDSPMYLAMKAKKLAHGRTVEKTRQNKKLQAEGKLDDIVTAVKSKKKKKGPVRDENYIPHQASDQHTETGMAVNFSAGAEHAQLELRADSGDAERAQRNVMRWDRKRKKMVHVDPDGGRKMIRTESGFRVPASFRSGRFDDWKKRNLAHDHSDDEPQAQTNKRKPASEFRPHWVKHNERVAKKAAESKSREFRDKQQIVKERMRKDKIKQKLKFKGNKKKNKRKK